A single region of the Legionella oakridgensis ATCC 33761 = DSM 21215 genome encodes:
- the rlmKL gene encoding bifunctional 23S rRNA (guanine(2069)-N(7))-methyltransferase RlmK/23S rRNA (guanine(2445)-N(2))-methyltransferase RlmL: MNYSLFVNCPKGLEYLLQEELQGLGLQVTRVSPQGVYGEASLAIIYHLCLWSRLANRVQLILFSGQAYNEQTLYKLCHQFPWQTVFSADKTFAIEFHGFSDQIRNSMYGAQVMKDAIADHFRHLQGSRPSIERDKPQILIHAHLKHETLTVSFDLTGYSLHLRGYRTQAGAAPLKENVAAALLMRAKWPQLAAADFALHDPFCGSGTLVIEAAMMAAHIAPGLLRDDQSLHYWVAHQPSLWDKVRAQALQQVKPVKIKLRGTDSNAKLIAMARENAERAGVARLVEFESMLLSDCKPMAEKGLVICNPPYGERLGEATQLIPLYQQLGNTLHAHYQGWQAAFLTANPMLAKATGLRANKQYTIYNGALECKLYCVDLKGNQLKGSMSGTWSSAAQMFANRLQKNFNHLQKWAKRNQISCYRVYDADLPEYAYAIDLYDDYVVLQEYAAPATIAPHKAEQRSLDVLQVVPQVLGIAAEHLVVKQRRQQKGKNQYQKMNKTQRTMVVQEGQARLKVNLYDYLDTGLFLDHRPLRLSFAQLPSGIRFLNCFCYTAAASVQAALAGALTTNVDLSNTYLRWAEDNFKLNHLNLSKHQFIQEDCIHWLKRARHRFDVIFLDPPSFSNSKRMSTTLDVQRDHVSLVTAAMRLLAEEGVLYFSTNFKHFKMSSVITAQYDVQDITAETLDVDFKRNKRIHQCYKIKKK, encoded by the coding sequence ATGAATTATTCGTTGTTTGTTAATTGCCCTAAAGGCCTCGAATATCTCCTACAAGAAGAGCTCCAAGGACTTGGCTTGCAAGTTACCCGTGTCAGTCCTCAAGGCGTGTATGGTGAGGCTAGTCTGGCGATTATCTATCATCTGTGTTTATGGTCGCGATTGGCAAACCGTGTGCAGCTGATTTTGTTTTCAGGTCAGGCATACAATGAACAGACGCTTTATAAGCTTTGCCATCAATTTCCCTGGCAAACCGTCTTTTCAGCCGACAAAACCTTTGCGATTGAGTTTCATGGGTTTTCCGATCAGATTCGCAACTCCATGTATGGCGCTCAGGTTATGAAAGATGCAATTGCTGATCATTTTCGCCATTTGCAAGGAAGCCGTCCTTCCATTGAGCGTGATAAACCACAAATTCTTATCCATGCTCATTTAAAACATGAAACATTGACGGTTAGTTTTGATTTGACCGGCTACAGTTTGCATCTTCGTGGCTATCGAACGCAAGCGGGAGCTGCTCCTTTAAAAGAAAACGTGGCTGCTGCCTTGTTAATGCGCGCCAAATGGCCGCAATTAGCTGCGGCTGATTTTGCTTTGCATGATCCGTTTTGTGGTTCAGGAACCTTGGTGATTGAGGCAGCAATGATGGCAGCGCACATTGCTCCGGGACTATTGCGAGATGATCAATCATTGCATTATTGGGTAGCACACCAGCCTTCCTTATGGGATAAGGTAAGGGCTCAGGCCTTGCAACAAGTTAAACCCGTTAAAATAAAATTGCGAGGAACCGATAGTAATGCAAAATTAATTGCAATGGCGCGCGAGAATGCCGAACGTGCAGGGGTTGCTCGTTTAGTGGAGTTCGAGTCCATGCTTTTGAGTGATTGCAAACCCATGGCAGAAAAAGGACTGGTGATTTGTAACCCACCCTATGGTGAGCGTTTGGGCGAGGCAACGCAGTTAATTCCTTTATATCAACAATTAGGAAACACTCTGCATGCGCATTATCAGGGATGGCAAGCCGCTTTTCTGACGGCTAATCCCATGCTTGCCAAAGCCACAGGGTTGCGGGCAAATAAACAATACACCATTTATAACGGTGCTTTGGAATGCAAGTTATATTGCGTTGATTTAAAGGGTAATCAGTTAAAAGGCAGCATGAGTGGCACATGGTCTTCGGCTGCTCAAATGTTTGCAAATCGGTTGCAAAAAAATTTCAATCATCTGCAGAAATGGGCGAAGCGCAATCAAATCAGTTGTTATCGTGTGTATGATGCTGACTTACCGGAATATGCTTATGCAATTGATCTTTATGATGATTATGTGGTCTTGCAAGAATATGCCGCTCCTGCAACCATTGCACCTCATAAAGCAGAGCAACGCAGTCTTGATGTGCTGCAGGTGGTTCCACAAGTATTAGGTATTGCTGCCGAGCATTTGGTCGTTAAGCAACGCCGCCAGCAAAAAGGGAAAAATCAATATCAGAAGATGAATAAGACTCAGCGCACTATGGTCGTTCAGGAAGGACAAGCCAGGCTGAAAGTCAATTTATATGATTATTTGGATACAGGTTTGTTTTTGGACCATCGCCCCTTACGTTTAAGTTTTGCTCAACTGCCTTCGGGTATACGCTTTCTTAATTGTTTTTGTTATACAGCGGCAGCCAGTGTTCAGGCCGCTTTGGCTGGCGCACTAACGACGAATGTCGATTTGTCTAACACGTATTTACGTTGGGCAGAAGATAATTTTAAATTAAATCATCTTAATTTATCGAAGCATCAATTTATTCAAGAGGATTGTATCCATTGGCTGAAGAGAGCACGTCATCGTTTTGATGTCATTTTCCTTGACCCGCCCAGCTTTTCCAATTCGAAGCGAATGTCGACAACCTTGGATGTCCAGCGAGATCATGTTTCGCTTGTTACCGCAGCCATGCGTTTGCTTGCCGAGGAGGGGGTCTTGTATTTTTCTACCAATTTCAAACATTTTAAAATGTCTTCAGTTATTACTGCCCAATACGATGTGCAAGATATTACCGCAGAAACGCTTGACGTTGATTTTAAGAGAAACAAACGCATCCATCAGTGTTATAAAATTAAGAAGAAATAA
- a CDS encoding URC4/urg3 family protein produces MNNHDDSAAKVLQSLQALPTIRKQAQRLFNLACQDKLKYFAVDMQQLTATASFVLDVIYDQYPKLDIPYHSRWRHFEAGGVDRIKALQLKLASFSPEERGKIFYELVIISVLLDAGAGKHWHYIEPDTGLKLSRSEGLAVASLALYLKGAFSAHPEQPWRVDSKRLLAFSEVDLRHGFQVDADNLLEGVAGRVKLLNRLGAILAKETDYFGHEGRLGDFYTYIASLQFKQTIATHQLFQSVLAGFGNVWPERLRFHGVALGDVWCHPSLKTDAPGSEFIPFHKLSQWLTYSLMEPLEQSAIQVTGLDDLTGLPEYRNGGLLLDLGLLRLKNKENYQQPQDPGSELIVEWRGLTVALLDEIAKVIRRQLGRTSSDLPLAKILQGGTWEAGRRIAKQKRIEGTPPIQIISDGTIF; encoded by the coding sequence ATGAATAACCATGATGATTCTGCTGCAAAGGTCTTGCAATCCTTGCAAGCATTACCAACCATTCGCAAGCAGGCACAACGTCTTTTTAATTTGGCCTGCCAGGATAAATTGAAGTACTTTGCCGTTGATATGCAACAGTTGACTGCAACGGCTTCATTTGTGCTGGATGTTATTTATGATCAGTATCCCAAGCTTGATATTCCTTACCATAGTCGTTGGCGGCATTTTGAGGCAGGCGGGGTGGACCGAATCAAGGCATTGCAACTAAAGCTGGCTTCATTCTCGCCAGAAGAGCGGGGGAAAATCTTCTATGAGCTTGTGATTATCAGTGTTTTGCTTGATGCAGGCGCCGGTAAGCATTGGCATTATATTGAGCCTGATACAGGACTTAAATTAAGCCGTTCCGAGGGGCTGGCTGTTGCAAGTCTGGCACTTTATCTAAAGGGTGCATTTAGTGCTCATCCTGAACAACCCTGGCGGGTTGACAGTAAGCGGTTGCTGGCATTTAGCGAGGTTGATCTAAGGCATGGTTTTCAGGTGGATGCAGACAATTTACTTGAAGGCGTTGCTGGACGTGTTAAGCTTCTTAATCGCCTCGGTGCTATCCTTGCAAAGGAAACCGACTATTTTGGTCATGAAGGCCGGTTGGGAGATTTTTACACGTACATTGCGTCGTTGCAATTCAAACAAACCATTGCCACCCATCAATTGTTTCAATCCGTATTGGCTGGATTTGGTAATGTCTGGCCCGAACGGCTACGTTTTCATGGCGTCGCCCTGGGGGATGTCTGGTGTCACCCATCTCTTAAAACCGATGCACCAGGTTCCGAATTTATTCCTTTTCATAAACTGTCCCAATGGTTGACTTATTCATTAATGGAGCCATTGGAGCAATCGGCTATTCAGGTCACTGGATTGGATGATCTCACGGGTTTGCCTGAATACCGAAACGGTGGTTTACTGCTTGATTTAGGACTTTTACGATTGAAAAATAAGGAGAATTATCAGCAACCGCAAGATCCGGGCTCCGAATTAATCGTTGAATGGAGAGGATTAACGGTGGCGTTGCTGGATGAGATTGCCAAGGTTATTCGCCGACAGCTTGGGAGAACATCATCGGATTTGCCGCTTGCCAAAATTTTGCAAGGTGGCACTTGGGAAGCGGGCCGGCGTATTGCCAAACAAAAGCGTATTGAAGGAACTCCGCCCATTCAAATTATAAGTGACGGTACTATTTTTTAA